The genomic segment ACTGAGTGGGCCCTTTTATCTGGAGACCTCATCCTTGGTTCTGGTAAATTTTCCTGTATTCTTTCTTTGATAACTTCCTCCTCTGAAATTTTTCATGTTACAATCCTAGATGGatcctctaattttcttatcttttctctcctattttccatctctttgtcaTTTTGTTCAACTTTCTGGGAAATTTCCTTTACCTTTAAACCCTTTTACTAATTTCTTTCtgatgtcatattttaaaatttctatgagATTAACTTTGTCCTTTTTTATTACATCCTGTTCTTACTTCATGAGTGCAGTACCTTCACTTATTTCTGAAGAGTTATGGTATCTCTGAAGTGTTCTCtctgtattgtttcttttttcattgagtTCCTCTTTGTCTGTTTTGGTCTCTCTTTCATGTTGGACCTTTGTCTCTGACGTCTGTGATCCTTATCTGCCCATTTATATTTTAGAGTGATGCACTAAAAACTAACTGCAAGCTCTGTGTACAGGGTACTGCTTGTAAATGAGTGTGCTTTGCGGTAGCCCTATAGCACAGATGACCAGCTGGTTTATTTCAGAATCTGTAGAGTTGGTTTGTTTCTTCAAAGAATCATCTTTCAATCTCTAATCTCCtgccagggaaggaggaagaggtgaaTCCTGGCTGTCAGTCCTGGAGTTTTCTGGAAAAAAGCAATGGCTGAATCTCACTGATAACCACAGTCTGTCCCTTTACTCCCCAGTTGCCCAAACAGGCCCCACTACACACCCACCTCTGTGTCTGGTATCCCCATGTCCAGGGCTTCTCTGGTTCAGTGTCTCAAAGCAACATACTTATTGCCCCCTATGGCAACAGAGGAGTGACCAGGCTGTAAGGGTGGAGGGTAAAGACAGCTTAAAGGTCCAGCTGAAGCTCACACACAGATTTTTGACCAACCCCTATCTTTTCAGTCCCCACCTAATCCTACCTTCCTCATACCTGGTTCCTCCAATTTTTGATCCTTTCTGAAATCACTTGGGTCCTTAAAGTTTGACCCATGTCCACTCTACCAGATGACTGCTATTCCTCCATCTGCTGTCTGTCTTCGTGTATCATGATTTGGGGTTACAAATACATCCtagtttcatttaaaatagtgACAGAGCTTTTATTCTCTCTGCTTTGGGGGTGATTCTGAGACAAAGGGGAAGAAATGTCTTCATACCACATTTAAGATGCCTAAATCTCTGCTGTGGTTTTTAATATAACTGtgattatatttttggttttctgtatCCTCTAAATTTTCTGCAGCGAACATGCATGACTTTAATAAGAACAAAGTGCACACAAAGAagttatttaaacataaaaggaTGCAAGAAAGCCTGGAGCACCCACCCCTGCATCTTCCTCACTCTCCTGCTGAGCCACCCGGGCCTAGGAAGAACCCCTTGCCCTTCATGCCTCAGCTCCCCAACACCTGTCAGGGAGCACCACACCTTTGTTGTCAGGGAGCACATTCCGGAGTTTCTCACCTCTGGGCCAGAGCCGGTTACTGAATAGCCTTTGCCAACTCTGCCAGCTCTGTGTGGGCAGTGTGGATCCCCTCATGCATTCAGAGTGGTTACACCTCCAAAGCTACAAGTTTTTATAAAGAGAATTCAGAAGGTGTGTGTTGCCATGGCACATAAGGGTGTCGTTCCGCCGATGCTATTCCAGTCAACAGGGGCTAGGCCTTGCCTGGGAATTCTCCATGGCCACGTCCTACAGACCGTGTCATCGCTCCATTTAGACCTACTGTGAGTGGCCCTTCTGAGGCAGgcaccctgggccctggaacactctttttttttttttttttttttttttttgagacagagtctcactctgttgctcaggctagagtgagtgccgtggcgtcagcctagctcacagcaacctcaaactcctgagctcaagcgatcctcctgtctcagcctcccgagtagctgggactacaggcatgcgccaccatgcccggctaattttttctatatatatttttagctgtccatataatttctttctatttttagtagaggtggggtctcgctcttgctcaggctggtctcgaactcctaagctcaaacgatccgcccacctcggcctcccagagtgctaggattacaggcgtgagccaccgcgcccggcctggaacaCTCTTGAACTTCCCTGTCTCTACCAGGCCCAAGGCACTGTGAGACCCTGGGATCTAAACTGCCTTGCAGGTCCCCACAAGCTCTGGAGTCCCTGGGCTAACAGGAACCAATCAGGAATGCCCAAGCTGCAAATACTAGCGTGCTCCCTGGGCTCTCTCTGATggagccccccgccccgccccccgccgtgGCTCCCGGACACTGCCGTCCCAGTTGTCCCCGGTAAACACCAGGATTCCAGGCATGCTctgtcctcctccttccttccaggcACCTTCGAGCTTCAAGCACTCCTCCCTCCACTCGCCAAGGGCTCCCGCCCCCTCTGCCACTGGAATGGCAGGCTTTACAGCCTGACCTACAATTAGATTCTGCGGAGAATCCTACGAGACTTGATCCAGCCAATTAAGCCAGGAAATTGCTCTCTAAATTTAACACGTCCATCAATCTCATCCAAAATGGCAGCACTGATGTGGTGGGCTGAGgctttgaagttatttttatttaatgcagCAACAACTACATTAGGCTTCTCCCACCTCACAGATTtgcttatttctccattttggttttattaaagTCAGCAGTTGTAAATACCTCATAAAAGAATCCTCATCAACATTCTCCTGCTGGACTCTCCCATCTCCACCCTGGAGCTGTGGCCTGGAAGAGATGCTAACGCAGCAGGCAGAACTCTGTTCTATTGTGTTGTCTTTGGTGCCTCATGCCCCACTTGGGAGATCTATCCCCAGCCTCTTTTCCAAAAGGGTTTAGGGCAATATGTACATGTGTACAAACACCCACAAATGCAAAGATATCATCTATTAAAGTCAAACTCTTCTTGGGTCATTTCCTCCACCTTGAGAAGACCATCTGATACCCCAGTGCCTTGCTCAGATGGACTCGTCCATGCCGAGAGGagcccacacacatacacaaagacaAAGTGACATTAGGAGACTGGATATCATCTTTAATTAATAATGCCACAGCCCAACACCTTTTATGTTGCTGTGGCAGCTTGTGATTGtaaccgtgtgtgtgtgtatgtgtgtgtgtgtgtgtgtgtgtgtgcatgtgttcctGAACAGATGAGGGGCCAGCAGAGACTCCCAAGCAGGTCTCAGCCAACAACTCTGTTGAGCAGCAACTGGCAGACAGTCTCCACAGAGGCACGGTGGCCAGACTCCTGCCTCCTGCAGCCTCGAGCCTCCCTTTCTCCCGGGCCACCTGTCCTGCATTGAGGGCAAGGCTGAGGCCTGTGCCAGCCCAGATGAAAGGGCTTCTCAGCAACGACCAGCCTCCAGTCCCCAGTCCTCACTGCCTCTGACCAGAAGGATGTCCCTGGGTGAAGTACGGACTGCCAGGCAGAGGTGGACAACCCGGGATGGCCTTGGTCCCCTATGTCACACTGGGGCAGCACCACAATGGCCCATCCCTGGGCAGAGAATCCAGAGCTACTGGGCCATTTGACTAGTTCCTTTCAGAGATAATCAGGATGTAGCCCAGTCCTTTCTTGGTGCCAGCCAAAGAGGACCAGACTCAGCTCATGGCGGGCACAGGAAGTTGTTTCCAGCCCAAACCCAAGAGCCTGCCCTCTCGCCAGCTCCACTCTCCAATTTCTCACACGCCCAGCAGGTCCACAGCCAGGCACGGCAGGGGAGGGTCAGCGTGATGGTGGGTCGTAAGGTGGCCATGGGAGACCTGGGCTGAGCTGGACCTGCAGCCAGGTGCCAGCCTAAAGCCAGCCCTCTCCCCCATGGTCAACGCCAGTCAGAACTCTCTGAAGCCGGGTGAGACCCCCACGGGCAAGGCAGCAAGTTTTTGGCCTAGTGCAGAGGGAGAAAACCAAACTGGCTCCACTGTCCCATCtccacctgctctgtgccttagGAAGGCAAGGAGCCCAAGTCCCCAGGACGGTGGTATCAGCTGTTGGGGAAGCACCGTTGTCCAGGTGAGGCCTCAGGCCGGAAGCTGTGTTTGTTCAATGGGCTTGGGTAGTAGGTGGTCGTGTACACATTGGTCTGCTGCAAAGGGTAGAAGTTGGCTCTGTCATCAGGGATCAAATTATTCTTGTTCAGGGTCTGTGGGAGGAAGGAACCAGAGAAAGGGGTGAGGGGAAAGACGAGAGAATAGGACAGGCCAGGGCGAGGAGTCCACGAGCCAGCCAGTGAGGGAACATTCAGACTGCTGCTGCAGTGCTCTGCTCACACCACCGCTTCGTCCCAAGTGCCCAGCCCAGTTATGCCCAGCTTCGGGCCAGCACCCCTGCACCCTGCCCCCTTCACCCCGCCCTAGGCTTCTAAAAGAAGGCTCCCACCTTGAACTCCATGGGTGTGTACTTCTCGTTCTTGGGGGTGCCCCCACCCTTGTAGTGTAGGTGGTTGGGGGTGGCAGGATGGACCAGTGTGGACTCCTGGGACTGACGCTGGCAGTGCTGGCAAGACAGGTACACTGCCAAGGTcaggagcccagagcccaggaagcAGGAGACACCCGTGGCCACCAGGTGGATGAGATTGAAccctgggaggagaggcaggaggtaAGATAAGGGCCACTGTGTCTTCAGGAGAGACACGTGACTGCCTCCCTGGCAGCAGAAACAATAGGAGGCTCTGAGACCTACAGGAAAGGGCCTTGAGGCCAGAGCCAAAGGAAACAGGGAGGCTGGTAGCCTCTCACTGGGGGCCTCTTTCACAGGACAACCTGTGGCTTGAGTCAGAGGTGTCAACCAGAGGGTCTGGAGTTGGATGACTCTTCCTTGGGTACAGACTGTTGATAGCCTCCTAGCTGGGGGGGCACGGATGGAACTGCCCAGACCACCCTACACATGGCTTCAAGGCAGCGGGGGACCCAGCAAGGCATGGCTGTCTGCAGCGGGAGGTGGGAAGAATCCAGGCTTTGGAGCGGGGTGCAGGAGGGGCAGAAGGACGGTGTCACAAGGTGGGGCTGGTTCCTTTTACCTCCACAGCTGGTGGCCTCCTCCATGCTGGAGGCTGGCAGGATCACTGCAGGAAGACCGGCGGACAGGGTGTCAGGGGCAGACAGgaatggaggggagaggggagggaccCTCCTGGGCTAGGACCCCAGGGTCAGCACTGGGCTGCAGGACTAGGCTCTCCCCAGACCCCACCTCTAAGAAGGGCTGGCCCTTCCACTAGGTGAGGACTGCCAGAGCCCCAAGTGTATGCACTTAGGCAAAGATGGGAGCGCTCTCTTGGCAtctccctcccatccctgccccccaTGGGACACAAGCTTCAGAAGAAGGAGGAAGTTGGAAGctcaggctggggagggtggtATGAAGGTGCTGGCGGGAGGACCTACCAGGAATCTCGCTGTAGGGACAGGGGCGACTCTGGCTGCTGTTTCCAGCACAGGCACTGGGCCCTGGGACGAGCTCCTCACAGCGCCGGCTGCGGCTCTGCGCTCCATCCTCAGTGCATGGGCTCCACTCAGACCACGGTGACCAGCCTTCTGTGGGTGATGGGCTGGGATGAGGTTAACTGCCCAGTGGGGACAGGAAGGCTCCATGGTGCTCCCCAGCCCTAGCCAGATGCATCTAGTACCTGGGCAGGCCTGTGTGGCACATAGCGCCTCCTCCGTGTGCAGCCCGAGACAGATGTCCTCACCTGGGGAAGGCGCAGGGCTGGTGCAGGAACGTGTGCGTTGATAGTGGCCCCCACCGCAGGAGGCCGAGCATGGGGACCATGAGGTCCAGCAAGACCAGGCACCTCGCACTGCAAGGGGCGGGGTGTGTGAGGGGGGCtacaggggcaggcagggcccaaGACAGTCTTCCACCCACCCCGGGCCAGGCCACTGTGTCCTGGGCCACACTGACCTCAacacccaccccccccccccaggtccCACCCCTGGGGCAGAAGAAATGCAGGCAGCAACAGGGAGGGATACCCGGAGGGAGAAACCAACTCCATCTCCAACCAAGCTCCTTAATCTATCCCactgggaaggagaaaaaagcgACAGGGAGGATGAGGAAAGGCCCTACTCCACCAGAGTAGCCATGCGTCTGTGGTCAGGAGGAAAAATCGCTCTGGGGTCCCTTGCACAGAGTTAGCAGGGGGAAGAGGTCACCTGAGCTTGGAGGTTTCTGGGTAGAACTGGGGTCTCCTGGATGAAGGGGTTGCCAGGGATTCCTTCTGTGCAGGGTTACCTGGGCAAGCCTGGGGGTTGCAGTCCTGGTACTCCGCAGCGTCGCCCACGCAGGGCAGGCCCCCGTTGCGGGGCTCCGGGTTCGTGCATGTTCTCTTGCGGACACGGAAGCCCAGCTCGCAGTCCCGGGAACAGGATGACCACGGGCCCCAGGCGGCCCAGCCCCCGCTCACCATGTGCGGAGAGGCGCTGCCGCTGCGCAGGAGATCCTCCACCAGGGCTGCGGAGGGGCGCGGCCTCAGCGACGGGGACGCCCTGCGGCCCCTCCACTCCGCCCTCCAGGCCTCCCCCGAGCTCCCGCGGCCTgactccccaccccgcccccgctgCCTCGGGGGCTGCCAGGGAAGGTGGCGGGTGCGGAGGGCGCACGGCTGTACCGTCGGTGTCGCAGGCTCCGGAGCCGTCTGCGGGACAGGTCCTCGTCTCCGTCCTTCTCCGGCCAAACTGCAGGCCGTGGGGGTCGGGCAGGGGCGCGCGACACGTGAAGCGGAAACGCTGCTCCTGCCGCGCCCCGCCCTGCGTCACGTTCACGGGCAACCACGGCGTCCACGGCGTGTTGCGCCGCACTTCTGGGCAGCCCTCAGGATTGCACGTCTTGAACTCCTTCGGGGTGGGAGCGGGGGTGGTGTCGGAGCCCTCCGCTTGGCAGGAGCCCCCCGCGGCCCGCCCTCGCGCCCCGCCCTCGCGCCCGCGCCCCGCCCGGTGGCCCTCACCACGCCGCAGCCCGGGCAGGAGTTGCCGTTCTCGCAGGCCCGACGCCGCGACTGCACGCCGCCTCCGCAGTTGCTGCTGCACTTGCTCCAGGAGCCCCAGGACGACCAGAAGATGGGCACCGGGCAAGGCGTGTTCTCGTTACagaacctggggtggggggagggaggcgtCACCCCAGGGAGAGGTACCCACCTCTTCCTAACAAGAGGTCTCCTCCCCTGCGACCGCGCGGAGAATACAGGCCACTTTAACTCGCCTGGAAGGTCTGGGACCTCAGGGGAAGCCTGTGCTGAGAAACCCCAGCCACGCCCTCGCTCACCGCTCCTCCCGGCTCTTGCCCACGCAGATGCGGCCCCCGTGGCGGGGAGCAGGGTTGCTGCAACTGCGCTGGCGGACTTGGAAGCCGATCCCACAAGACGTGCTGCACAGCGCCCACGATGACCACGGGGTCCACGCCCCATTCCTGGTGGGGTGGAGAGGACAGAGACAGATGCCCCTAGCTTCTTAATCTAGTCTGCATGTGGGCAGATGGATTTTGTATGTTGCCAGGAGGGGCCAGACAGTGGCATAGAAAGTATCAGCTCCTAAGCTGGTCGTCTCAGGCAcactcattcatccatctgcTCATTCATTCTTCAAGCGCGTATTGAGAGCCTTCCTCCACATAGCAGGCTGTGCTCGGGGTTAAGGACACAGAGACAGGACATGGCCCCTTCTCACACGAGCAAAAGGACACACACTTTAGAGAAGCCTCAGTCGCCTTTCCAATGGGCAGCCTTCCTTTCAACCTTCTTGGTCGTCCAATCCTTGCACTCAACCCACATTGTCTCCTCCTACTGCCTTGCTCCAACCTTAGATACTACTCACTCTTGCCTACTTTGACGCCAATTTTCAAATCTGGGCTCCACCACTTAGAGGCCGTGTGACCCTGGGTGAGTTATTGACACTTTCTGTGCCTCATAGCACCCCTAACTTCAAAGTAAGGAAAATGATTGTATTCCTATcctgtgaggttgctgtgagggttaaattaataaatgtatatgaaatagttattttaagaGGGCCCAAAATCATGAGTCAGTTGTTATAACCATTTTACAGAGTCCCCATGTAACCAGGCAGGGTGCAAGCTCTGTACATACATTATCTCCTGTAACCCTCACTGAGAGAAACTCAGAGTGGTTAGGTGGCTTGGCCATGGTCACGCCTCCCTCAGACAGTGGCAATCCAGGATCAGCACCAGGTATGCTTGCCTGGCTCGTCCCATGCTGTTTCTCTTATTTGGGACAGCAAGACTCACTGAGGCTAGCCTTTGGGAGTGACTCCCATGCCTGTCCAGCCTTCCTCTATGCATCAAGAGCCCCAGGGCAGAAACTTCTCTCCCACTATCATGGAAACTCCCTCAGGGCTCAGGTTTCCTGCCTCAGACATTATTAGCCACCTGTCCAGTCCCTGAAACACCCCTGAGTTGTTTCCTTCCCTTAGCAAATACCTGGGTGGGGATGCCCCATTTCCCCAGTTCCCCCCAGCCCAGTCCAAGGCAGACACCATGCAAGCCCTGTCTTCACATACCTAGAGCAGTTGGCGATGTGGATGGCTGGCCCCAGGCAGTCAAGGCCCCCACAGCGAGGTCGGGGGGAGTCACAGGATCGGGCCCGACACAGGCAAGAGCCTGAGTTGTCCCCATCTAAGTGCTCACATGGTTGCCATGGTGACCACGGGCCAAAGCCCCCATCCCGTGTCACGTTCCGCACCTGCAGACACACATGGGGGGCAGGATCTCTCACCAAGGTAGGGGCAGGGAAGGCATGAGATCCCAGGGTGCTTGGGGAATATTGATGGGAAGTCATAGCCTTAACTGAGGGAGAGGTCTGAGGTGGGGGGCACAAAGGGATTCTCACAGGACACGCTGTGATGTTCTGGGTCCAGAGGCTCATGTTGGAGCTGTCCTCGAGCGTGCTGCAACGTTGCTGCTTCCCATCCCAGCCGCAGTACGGGTCCCGTGCCCCCAGGCATGCCCTGCCAGACAGAGGTCCTGGGACTCAAGCCCACTAGCTC from the Eulemur rufifrons isolate Redbay chromosome 7, OSU_ERuf_1, whole genome shotgun sequence genome contains:
- the SEMA5B gene encoding semaphorin-5B isoform X1; the protein is MVATGPLAISLLLPSLTLLVSHLSSSQDVSSDPSSEQQLCALREHPTVAFEDLKPWVSNFTHPGARDFSQLALDPSRNQLIVGARNYLFRLSLANVSLLQATEWAPSEDTRRSCQSKGKTEEECQNYVRVLIVAGRKVFMCGTNAFSPVCSSRQVGNLSRTIEKINGVARCPYDPRHNSTAVISSQGELYAATVIDFSGRDPAIYRSLGSGPPLRTAQYNSKWLNEPNFVAAYDIGLFAYFFLRENAVEHDCGRTVYSRVARVCKNDVGGRFLLEDTWTTFMKARLNCSRPGEVPFYYNELQSAFHLPEQDLIYGVFTTNVNSIAASAVCAFNLSAISQAFNGPFRYQENPRAAWLPIANPIPNFQCGTLPETGPNENLTERSLQDAQRLFLMSEAVQPVTPEPCVTQDSVRFSHLVVDLVQAKDTLYHVLYIGTESGTILKALSTASRSLRGCYLEELHVLPPARREPLRSLRILHSARALFVGLSDGVLRVPLERCAAYRSQGACLGARDPYCGWDGKQQRCSTLEDSSNMSLWTQNITACPVRNVTRDGGFGPWSPWQPCEHLDGDNSGSCLCRARSCDSPRPRCGGLDCLGPAIHIANCSRNGAWTPWSSWALCSTSCGIGFQVRQRSCSNPAPRHGGRICVGKSREERFCNENTPCPVPIFWSSWGSWSKCSSNCGGGVQSRRRACENGNSCPGCGVEFKTCNPEGCPEVRRNTPWTPWLPVNVTQGGARQEQRFRFTCRAPLPDPHGLQFGRRRTETRTCPADGSGACDTDALVEDLLRSGSASPHMVSGGWAAWGPWSSCSRDCELGFRVRKRTCTNPEPRNGGLPCVGDAAEYQDCNPQACPVRGAWSCWTSWSPCSASCGGGHYQRTRSCTSPAPSPGEDICLGLHTEEALCATQACPEGWSPWSEWSPCTEDGAQSRSRRCEELVPGPSACAGNSSQSRPCPYSEIPVILPASSMEEATSCGGFNLIHLVATGVSCFLGSGLLTLAVYLSCQHCQRQSQESTLVHPATPNHLHYKGGGTPKNEKYTPMEFKTLNKNNLIPDDRANFYPLQQTNVYTTTYYPSPLNKHSFRPEASPGQRCFPNS
- the SEMA5B gene encoding semaphorin-5B isoform X2, which produces MVATGPLAISLLLPSLTLLVSHLSSSQDVSSDPSSEQQLCALREHPTVAFEDLKPWVSNFTHPGARDFSQLALDPSRNQLIVGARNYLFRLSLANVSLLQATEWAPSEDTRRSCQSKGKTEEECQNYVRVLIVAGRKVFMCGTNAFSPVCSSRQVGNLSRTIEKINGVARCPYDPRHNSTAVISSQGELYAATVIDFSGRDPAIYRSLGSGPPLRTAQYNSKWLNEPNFVAAYDIGLFAYFFLRENAVEHDCGRTVYSRVARVCKNDVGGRFLLEDTWTTFMKARLNCSRPGEVPFYYNELQSAFHLPEQDLIYGVFTTNVNSIAASAVCAFNLSAISQAFNGPFRYQENPRAAWLPIANPIPNFQCGTLPETGPNENLTERSLQDAQRLFLMSEAVQPVTPEPCVTQDSVRFSHLVVDLVQAKDTLYHVLYIGTESGTILKALSTASRSLRGCYLEELHVLPPARREPLRSLRILHSARALFVGLSDGVLRVPLERCAAYRSQGACLGARDPYCGWDGKQQRCSTLEDSSNMSLWTQNITACPVRNVTRDGGFGPWSPWQPCEHLDGDNSGSCLCRARSCDSPRPRCGGLDCLGPAIHIANCSRNGAWTPWSSWALCSTSCGIGFQVRQRSCSNPAPRHGGRICVGKSREERFCNENTPCPVPIFWSSWGSWSKCSSNCGGGVQSRRRACENGNSCPGCGVEFKTCNPEGCPEVRRNTPWTPWLPVNVTQGGARQEQRFRFTCRAPLPDPHGLQFGRRRTETRTCPADGSGACDTDALVEDLLRSGSASPHMVSGGWAAWGPWSSCSRDCELGFRVRKRTCTNPEPRNGGLPCVGDAAEYQDCNPQACPGEDICLGLHTEEALCATQACPEGWSPWSEWSPCTEDGAQSRSRRCEELVPGPSACAGNSSQSRPCPYSEIPVILPASSMEEATSCGGFNLIHLVATGVSCFLGSGLLTLAVYLSCQHCQRQSQESTLVHPATPNHLHYKGGGTPKNEKYTPMEFKTLNKNNLIPDDRANFYPLQQTNVYTTTYYPSPLNKHSFRPEASPGQRCFPNS